The Solanum stenotomum isolate F172 unplaced genomic scaffold, ASM1918654v1 scaffold26733, whole genome shotgun sequence genome includes a window with the following:
- the LOC125851526 gene encoding probable leucine-rich repeat receptor-like protein kinase At1g35710, translating into MVPRMFSFLQFFTLFAVTLASTEETTALLKWKSTFLKQNNNSLLTSWTISTDACRDWYGVICFNGREAAALLKWKATFQNQNNSLLTSWTLSHPAAAKNSSSHDPCRDWYGVNCFNGRINRLNISNSGVIEIGKLTSLIEVDLDTNQLTGHIPPEIGNLINAKIFYAFSNELSGPIPAEIGKMKSLESLSLYRNNLSGPIPKALGDLTELTILYLYSNQLSGPIPAEIGKLTSLIEVDLDTNQLTGHIPPEIGNLINAKIFYAFSNELSGPIPAEIGKMKSLESLSLYRNNLSGPIPKALGDLTELTILYLYSNQLSGPIPAEIGKLTSLIEVDLDTNQLTGHIPPEIGNLINAKTFYAFSNELSGPIPSELGNLNNLNDLALSENQLTDTESPYQQTIWFHSKRTCIFG; encoded by the exons ATGGTTCCCAGAATGTTTTCTTTCCTTCAGTTTTTCACTCTCTTCGCAGTTACTCTTGCTTCCACTGAGGAAACAACTGCTCTCCTCAAATGGAAATCAACTTTTCTAAAGCAGAACAATAATTCCTTATTGACTTCTTGGACAATAAGTACTGATGCGTGTAGGGATTGGTATGGAGTTATATGTTTTAATGGTAGG GAAGCAGCTGCTCTTCTAAAATGGAAAGCAACTTTCCAAAACCAGAATAATTCCTTATTGACTTCTTGGACACTAAGTCATCCTGCTGCTGCCAAGAATTCTTCCAGCCATGATCCATGCAGGGACTGGTATGGAGTTAATTGCTTTAATGGTCGGATAAACAGGTTGAATATTTCAAATTCTGGTGTCATTG AAATAGGAAAACTTACCAGCCTTATAGAAGTGGATCTTGATACAAACCAGTTAACAGGTCATATTCCTCCGGAAATAGGCAACTTGATTAATGCAAAAATATTCTATGCTTTTTCCAATGAATTGTCTGGTCCCATTCCTGCAGAAATAGGGAAGATGAAGTCACTTGAGAGTTTAAGCTTATACCGAAACAATCTTTCTGGCCCGATTCCAAAAGCTTTAGGTGACTTAACTGAGCTCACAATTTTGTACCTTTATTCTAACCAACTTTCTGGTCCCATTCCTGCAGAAATAGGAAAACTTACCAGCCTTATAGAAGTGGATCTTGATACAAACCAGTTAACAGGTCATATTCCTCCGGAAATAGGCAACTTGATTAATGCAAAAATATTCTATGCTTTTTCCAATGAATTGTCTGGCCCCATTCCTGCAGAAATAGGGAAGATGAAGTCACTTGAGAGTTTAAGCTTATACCGAAACAATCTTTCTGGCCCGATTCCAAAAGCTTTAGGTGACTTAACTGAGCTCACAATTTTGTACCTTTATTCTAACCAACTTTCTGGTCCCATTCCTGCAGAAATAGGAAAACTTACCAGCCTTATAGAAGTGGATCTTGATACAAACCAGTTAACAGGTCATATTCCTCCGGAAATAGGCAACTTGATTAATGCAAAAACATTCTATGCTTTTTCCAATGAATTGTCTGGTCCCATTCCTAGTGAGTTGGGGAATCTGAATAACCTCAATGATCTGGCTTTATCCGAAAATCAACTTACTG ACACTGAATCTCCATACCAACAAACTATCTGGTTCCATTCCAAAAGAACTTGCATATTTGGATAA
- the LOC125851521 gene encoding MDIS1-interacting receptor like kinase 2-like, whose protein sequence is MTKNQLSGHLPEHLCQGGKLERFTVTSNKLTGPIPRSLSNCSSFKWVRFNNNSFVGNLSEAFGIYPELQFIDLSDNNFHGELSSNWGKCENLIDLRVARNNISGSIPPEIGNVQGLLGLDLSSNHLLGKIPKEFGRLTSLVRLSVQNNNISGNISEELGSLTKLESLDLSDNRLNGSIPTWIGDFVRLFQLNLSNNKFGQKIPKEIGRITHLTVLDLSHNLLDGEIPAELASLLDLSNLNLSHNGLSGRIPKELESLTGLLDVVLSYNDLEGPIPNNKAFMNALLEGNKGLCGNVTGFQPCKKPSSVVKKHSIAKGRKLILITVLPVMGALVLLCVFIGVLFMCNKRRRVKDVERRDGDGWLSLSMLDGKALYRDILNATEEFDAKFCIGQGGHGSVYKVNLPLLGDIAVKRLHSSFQNTHPKSFINEVRALTRIKHRNIVNLYGYCSKAQHSLLVYEYVERGSLSSILSNEVESKKLDWLKRVNIIKGVAFALSYMHHDCSPPVVHRDISSSNVLVDSEYEARVSDFGIAKLLKPNSSNCIALAGTYGYVAPELAYTMKVTEMCDVYSFGVLALEIIKGKHLGEYITVLANSSTIHHVQLSDLLDECLLYPEDEVKDVLVLIIKLASSCLVEIPKSRPTMHFICHRLSSMDARPPTHVK, encoded by the exons ATGACTAAAAATCAGCTTTCAGGCCATTTGCCTGAGCATCTTTGTCAAGGTGGGAAACTTGAGAGGTTCACGGTGACTAGCAACAAGCTGACAGGGCCAATACCAAGAAGCTTGAGCAACTGCTCAAGTTTTAAATGGGTTCGCTTTAATAACAACAGTTTCGTTGGAAACTTATCCGAAGCTTTTGGAATCTATCCAGAGCTTCAGTTCATTGATTTGAGCGACAATAATTTTCATGGTGAACTCAGCAGCAACTGGGGGAAATGCGAAAATTTGATTGATCTGCGTGTAGCCAGAAATAACATTAGTGGTAGCATACCACCAGAGATTGGAAACGTCCAAGGGCTTCTTGGACTTGATCTTTCATCGAATCATTTGCTTGGGAAGATTCCAAAGGAATTTGGAAGATTAACTTCTCTGGTAAGGCTTTCTGtgcaaaacaacaatatttctGGCAATATATCTGAGGAACTTGGGTCACTGACAAAGTTAGAGTCCCTTGATTTATCGGACAACAGATTGAATGGATCAATCCCAACGTGGATAGGAGATTTCGTGCGGTTGTTTCAGTTGAATCTGAGCAACAACAAGTTTGGACAGAAGATTCCAAAGGAGATAGGGAGGATAACTCATCTTACTGTACTTGATTTGAGCCATAATCTTCTTGATGGAGAAATACCTGCTGAGCTAGCCAGTTTGCTGGACTTGTCAAACTTGAATCTTTCCCACAATGGTCTATCTGGGCGCATTCCTAAAGAACTTGAAAGTTTGACTGGTTTGCTGGATGTTGTATTGTCATACAATGATTTGGAAGGTCCAATCCCTAATAATAAAGCTTTTATGAATGCTTTGCTAGAAGGTAATAAAGGTCTTTGCGGCAATGTAACAGGATTCCAGCCCTGCAAAAAGCCATCTTCTGTGGTGAAAAAGCACTCAATAGCAAAGGGACGTAAACTCATCCTCATCACTGTACTTCCTGTTATGGGAGCACTAGTACTGCTCTGTGTTTTCATTGGTGTTCTCTTTATGTGTAATAAAAGGAGGAGAGTTAAAGACGTTGAAAGAAGGGATGGTGATGGTTGGCTTTCGTTATCCATGTTAGATGGAAAGGCATTGTACAGGGATATCTTAAATGCCACAGAGGAGTTTGATGCAAAATTTTGCATTGGGCAAGGAGGACATGGAAGTGTTTACAAGGTAAACCTTCCATTATTAGGAGATATAGCTGTGAAGAGACTTCATTCTTCATTTCAGAATACACATCCCAAAAGCTTCATAAATGAAGTAAGGGCATTGACTAGGATTAAGCACCGGAACATTGTGAACCTCTACGGCTATTGTTCAAAAGCACAACACTCGCTCTTGGTTTACGAGTATGTGGAGAGGGGGAGTTTGTCGAGTATTCTGAGCAATGAAGTTGAGTCCAAGAaattggattggcttaaaagggTGAATATCATCAAAGGTGTTGCTTTTGCTTTATCTTACATGCACCACGATTGCTCACCTCCAGTTGTTCATCGAGACATATCAAGCAGTAATGTTTTGGTTGATTCTGAGTATGAAGCTCGTGTTTCAGATTTTGGCATAGCGAAGCTTCTCAAACCAAACTCATCCAATTGCATTGCACTTGCAGGAACATATGGCTATGTTGCACCTG AGCTTGCCTATACAATGAAGGTTACGGAAATGTGTGATGTCTACAGCTTTGGAGTATTAGCATTGGAGATAATCAAAGGAAAGCATCTAGGGGAATATATTACTGTGCTAGCAAATTCATCGACTATACATCATGTGCAGCTTAGTGATTTGCTAGATGAATGCCTTCTATATCCTGAAGATGAAGTAAAGGATGTTTTGGTTTTAATCATCAAGCTAGCAAGCTCTTGTTTGGttgaaattccaaaatcaagGCCAACAATGCACTTCATCTGTCATAGGTTATCATCAATGGATGCACGTCCACCTACTCATGTAAAGTGA
- the LOC125851520 gene encoding probable leucine-rich repeat receptor-like protein kinase At1g35710, protein MVPRIFSFLQLFTIFTVTFASTEESAALLKWKATFRNQNNSLLASWTLNSAGAKNSSRIRAGSSDACRDWYGVICFNGRVNMLKITNAGVIGTLYAFPFSSLPFLEYLDLSINQLSGTIPPEIGKLTNLVYLDLSINQISGTIPPQISSLTNLETLHIFDNHLNGSIPGEIGYLRSLTELTLSTNFLSGSIPASLGDLKKLSFLYLSVNHLSGSTPVEIGKLVNLVEADLGTNQLTGHIPSEIGDLTLLKTLHLHTNQLSGPIPAEIGKMKSLENLNLWTNNLSDQIPKIIGDLVELKTLYLFTNHLSGFLPSELGNMKSLTALDLADNQLIGSIPSEWGNLINLTNLALSRNQLTGSIPAEIGKLVNLVGVDFNSNQLTGHIPREIGDLTKLKTLYLYTNKLSGPIPSDLGNLKNLTDLHLFNNQLIGTIPSELGNLKNLTLLDLSSNQLTGSIPASFGNLRNLQFLVLQANKFSGSILKELVYLDNLRAMIMSENEFSGHLPEQLCQGGKLENFTVSNNKLTGLIPSSLSKCSSFKWVCFNNNSFTGNFFEAFGIYSELQFIDLSDNNFHGELNSNWGKCKKLINLRVARNNISGSIPPEIGNVKGLLGLDLSSNHLIGQIPKEFGKLTSLVKLSVQNNNISGNIPEELGSLTKLESLDLSDNRLNGPIPTFIGNYLHLFHLNLSNNKFGQKIPIEIERITHLNVLDLSHNFLVGEIPSHLANLKVLVNLNLSHNELSGRIPEGFESSTGLQDVVLSYNELEGPIPNNKAFISASLEGNKGLCGNVTGYKPCELSSTVKGHKLILIIVLLIMGALVLLFAFIGVLFMCHKRRRVRDIEIQDAGWLSISMLDGKTLYRDILNATEEFSATFCIGQGGHGSVYKVNLPSLGNIAVKRLHSSFENTHLKSFMNEVMALTGIKHRNIVNLYGYCSNKQHSFLVYEYVERGSLFSILSNEVESKKLDWFKRVNIIKGVAFALSYMHQDCSPPIVHRDISSSNVLLDSKYEAHVSDFGIAKLLKPESSNCTVLAGTYGYVAPELAYTMKVTEMCDVYSFGVLALEIIKGKHLGEYITSLVNSSTKDHVQFSDLLDEHLPYPEDEVKEVLVFIIKLATSCLLENPKSRPTMHFIFRSLSSIDPCLPTHKINPHQSKLYNP, encoded by the exons ATGGTTCCCagaatattttctttccttCAGCTTTTCACTATCTTCACTGTTACTTTTGCTTCCACTGAGGAATCAGCTGCTCTCCTCAAATGGAAAGCAACTTTCCGAAACCAAAATAATTCCTTATTGGCTTCATGGACACTAAATTCTGCTGGTGCCaagaattcttcaagaatccgAGCGGGAAGTTCTGATGCATGTAGGGACTGGTATGGAGTTATATGCTTTAATGGTAGGGTTAATATGTTAAAAATTACAAATGCTGGTGTCATTGGCACACTATATGCTTTTCCGTTCTCATCTCTCCCTTTTCTTGAATACCTTGATCTTAGCATCAACCAGCTCTCTGGCACCATCCCACCAGAAATTGGTAAGCTCACTAATCTTGTCTATCTTGACTTGTCCATCAATCAGATATCGGGCACAATCCCACCACAAATCAGTTCACTAACAAATCTTGAGACCCTCCACATATTTGACAACCATTTAAATGGTTCCATTCCTGGAGAAATAGGTTACCTAAGGTCTCTTACTGAGTTAACTTTGAGTACTAACTTTCTTAGTGGTTCAATTCCTGCTTCATTGGGGGATTTGAAGAAATTGTCTTTTTTGTATCTTTCTGTGAATCACCTTTCTGGCTCCACTCCTGTAGAAATAGGGAAACTTGTTAATCTTGTTGAAGCTGATCTTGGTACAAACCAGTTAACAGGTCATATTCCTTCGGAAATAGGTGACTTAACTTTGCTCAAGACTCTGCACCTTCATACTAACCAACTTTCTGGTCCCATTCCTGCTGAAATAGGAAAGATGAAGTCACTTgagaatttaaatttatggaCGAACAATCTTTCTGATcaaattccaaaaataattgGTGACCTAGTTGAGCTCAAAACTCTGTACCTTTTCACCAACCACCTTTCTGGTTTCCTTCCTAGTGAATTGGGGAACATGAAGAGCCTCACTGCTTTGGATTTAGCCGATAATCAACTTATTGGTTCAATTCCAAGTGAATGGGGAAACCTGATAAACCTCACTAATCTAGCATTATCCCGTAATCAACTTACTGGTTCCATTCCCGCAGAAATAGGGAAACTAGTCAATCTTGTTGGCGTTGATTTTAATAGTAACCAGTTAACAGGTCATATTCCTCGAGAAATAGGTGACTTGACTAAGCTTAAAACTTTGTACCTTTATACTAACAAACTTTCTGGTCCCATTCCCAGTGATCTGGGGAACCTGAAAAACCTCACTGATCTGCATTTATTCAATAATCAACTTATTGGTACAATTCCTAGTGAGTTGGGGAATTTGAAAAACCTCACTTTGCTGGACTTATCCAGTAATCAACTTACTGGTTCAATTCCTGCTTCATTTGGCAATTTGAGAAACTTGCAATTTCTAGTACTCCAAGCCAACAAATTTTCAGGTTCCATTCTAAAAGAGCTTGTGTATTTGGATAACTTGAGAGCGATGATAATGAGTGAAAATGAGTTCTCAGGCCATTTGCCAGAGCAGCTTTGTCAAGGTGGAAAACTTGAGAACTTCACAGTGTCTAATAACAAACTGACAGGGCTGATACCAAGTAGCTTGAGCAAGTGTTCGAGTTTCAAATGGGTTTGCTTTAATAACAACAGTTTCACTGGGAATTTTTTTGAAGCTTTTGGCATCTATTCAGAGCTTCAGTTCATTGATTTGAGTGATAATAATTTTCACGGTGAACTCAACAGCAACTGGGGAAAATGcaaaaagttgattaatttgCGCGTAGCCAGAAATAACATTAGTGGTAGCATACCACCAGAGATTGGAAATGTCAAAGGGCTTCTAGGACTTGATCTTTCATCGAATCATTTGATTGGACAGATTCCAAAGGAATTTGGAAAACTAACCTCTCTGGTTAAGCTTTCAGtgcaaaacaacaatatttcaGGCAATATACCTGAGGAACTTGGGTCACTGACAAAGTTAGAGTCCCTAGATCTATCAGACAACAGATTGAATGGGCCGATCCCAACGTTTATAGGAAATTATCTGCATCTGTTTCACTTGAACCTGAGCAACAACAAATTTGGTCAGAAAATTCCAATTGAGATAGAGAGGATAACTCATCTTAATGTACTTGATTTGAGTCATAATTTTCTTGTTGGAGAAATACCCTCTCATCTAGCCAATTTGAAGGTTTTGGTAAACCTAAATCTTTCCCACAATGAACTCTCTGGCCGCATTCCTGAAGGATTTGAAAGTTCGACTGGTTTGCAGGATGTCGTATTGTCATACAATGAGTTGGAAGGTCCAATCCCTAATAATAAAGCTTTTATCAGTGCCTCATTGGAAGGTAATAAAGGTCTTTGCGGCAATGTAACAGGATATAAGCCTTGTGAACTATCTTCTACGGTGAAGGGACATAAACTCATCCTCATCATTGTGCTTCTTATTATGGGAGCACTAGTACTACTCTTTGCTTTCATTGGTGTCCTCTTTATGTGTCATAAAAGAAGGAGAGTTAGAGACATTGAAATACAGGATGCTGGTTGGCTTTCGATATCCATGTTAGATGGAAAGACATTGTACAGGGATATCTTAAACGCCACAGAGGAGTTTAGTGCAACATTTTGCATAGGGCAAGGAGGACATGGAAGTGTTTACAAGGTAAACCTTCCATCATTAGGGAATATAGCTGTGAAGAGACTTCATTCTTCATTTGAGAACACACATCTCAAAAGCTTCATGAATGAAGTAATGGCATTGACTGGGATTAAGCACCGGAACATTGTGAATCTCTATGGGTATTGTTCGAATAAACAACACTCATTCTTGGTTTATGAGTATGTGGAGAGAGGAAGTTTGTTTAGTATTTTGAGCAATGAAGTTGAGTCAAAGAAATTGGATTGGTTTAAAAGGGTGAATATCATCAAAGGTGTTGCTTTTGCTTTATCTTACATGCACCAGGACTGTTCACCACCGATTGTTCATCGAGACATATCAAGCAGTAATGTTTTGCTTGATTCCAAGTATGAAGCTCATGTTTCAGATTTTGGCATAGCTAAGCTTCTCAAACCAGAATCATCCAATTGCACTGTGCTTGCAGGCACATATGGCTATGTTGCACCAG AGCTTGCATATACAATGAAGGTTACAGAAATGTGTGATGTCTATAGCTTTGGAGTATTAGCATTGGAGATAATCAAAGGAAAGCATCTTGGTGAATACATTACTTCACTAGTAAATTCATCGACTAAAGATCATGTGCAGTTTAGTGATTTGCTAGATGAACACCTTCCATATCCTGAAGATGAAGTGAAAGAGGTTTTGGTTTTTATCATCAAACTAGCAACCTCATGTTTGCTTGAAAATCCAAAATCAAGGCCTACAATGCACTTCATCTTTCGTAGTTTATCATCAATTGATCCATGTCTACCTACTCATAAGATAAACCCCCATCAAAGCAAGCTATATAATCCCTGA